The nucleotide sequence CACCGCGTCAACCAAGCCCTCCACAACGCCAAACAAGCCGTCCACGCCTACGACAACGCCGCCAACCACACCCTGGCCACCACCCTGGCCACCCTCGCCACCGCCATCAACCAAACCCACCCCTAACCACACCAAACCGAAAGCGACGCAACACCGATGACTCAGCCGGACCCAGAGCCGTTGCCGCACGACAATTTGGCGGTGGCGTACGGATCCGTGCTGTGCGCTGCCGCCGAGGGCGTCCTTGGCGTCTCACTGTCGCTGCTCGGCGTCGCCTTTCCCGATGCGGGTGATCGCCTGGTCAGCGGCGGATCGATGTTCGACGAGGTCGGCACCCTCATTGCGGCCCTTGTTCCTGAAGCCGGCTGGCAGGGTGCCGCGTCGCGCGCCTACATCGCCCAAGCCCTCGCACAATCCCAGCGCGCAAAGCTGATGGGTGAGCTGGACCGGCTCGTCGCCGACCTGGTGTCATCCCAAGCCGATGCCGTCAAAGCCGTTCGCTACGCCGTGGCCGCCGAGATGGTCGCGGTTGCCATTACCGGTGCGTATTGCGTCTACCAGGAAGGGCTGGGGCCCGCCGGCCTCCTGTTGTCAGCTCGAGTGGCACTGGTCGTGTGCACTCTCGCGATGCTTGTCCTTGTTGGCTGCCTGATCTACTTGCTGGTTACAACGGCCCGGAATACGCGCGATCTGCACGCAACCGGGCAGAGATTGACCGACATGCTGGC is from Mycobacterium marinum and encodes:
- a CDS encoding EspA/EspE family type VII secretion system effector, coding for MAYGSVLCAAAEGVLGVSLSLLGVAFPDAGDRLVSGGSMFDEVGTLIAALVPEAGWQGAASRAYIAQALAQSQRAKLMGELDRLVADLVSSQADAVKAVRYAVAAEMVAVAITGAYCVYQEGLGPAGLLLSARVALVVCTLAMLVLVGCLIYLLVTTARNTRDLHATGQRLTDMLALLPKSLDAIPAPADMALPPPPSRCEANATAPIPHIPDATVVFARLPGSPMFSLPPVASPGFPDFGAPRLPIPQLVSTPTQPDLSSVLAKLPTMTQLNNLTGPTSTVRRLANTVAQPAQMVSALAQQGGRAPVDAEDRSALQHQERVR